A stretch of Pseudomonas sp. LRP2-20 DNA encodes these proteins:
- a CDS encoding class I SAM-dependent methyltransferase, giving the protein MRSPIKLEFSEKYDQQHAKEYFLKHQDGLARRLSHKRDEQLARRALALAGEPGLVLDLPCGAGRFWPLLAEKPNRVIIGADNSEAMIQTACAAQPPEVVARVRPLQTSAFAIDLPDNSVDSIFCMRLFHHIGESAHRKTILDEFQRVSRDSVILSLWVDGNFKAWRRQKLEQKRSAKAEQGAYQNRFVLPAETVEAEFKAAGFRIQEHLDFLPFYAMWRVYVLRKG; this is encoded by the coding sequence ATGCGTAGCCCGATCAAACTCGAATTTTCCGAGAAGTACGACCAGCAACATGCCAAGGAGTACTTCCTCAAGCACCAGGATGGACTCGCCCGTCGCCTGTCCCACAAGCGTGACGAGCAGCTGGCTCGTCGTGCCCTGGCGCTGGCCGGAGAGCCGGGTCTGGTCCTCGACTTGCCCTGCGGCGCTGGCCGTTTCTGGCCGCTGTTGGCGGAAAAGCCGAACCGGGTCATCATCGGTGCCGACAACTCGGAAGCGATGATCCAGACGGCCTGTGCCGCGCAACCGCCAGAGGTGGTGGCGCGGGTACGCCCTTTGCAGACATCGGCATTCGCGATCGACTTGCCGGATAATTCGGTCGACAGCATCTTCTGCATGCGGCTGTTCCACCATATTGGCGAGTCGGCTCACCGCAAGACCATTCTTGACGAGTTTCAAAGGGTTAGCCGTGACAGTGTAATCCTGTCATTGTGGGTGGACGGTAACTTCAAGGCCTGGCGCCGCCAGAAGCTCGAGCAGAAGCGCAGTGCCAAGGCCGAGCAGGGCGCCTATCAGAACCGTTTCGTGTTACCGGCAGAAACGGTTGAAGCAGAATTCAAGGCCGCCGGCTTCAGAATCCAGGAACACCTCGACTTCCTGCCGTTCTATGCCATGTGGCGGGTATATGTATTGCGTAAGGGGTAG
- a CDS encoding lipopolysaccharide kinase InaA family protein: protein MAVAQNGESRFDYYWRQQGEWVEEPNQRRGGESGVQRLSDGNGKVLYAKRQVGHIYRSLLHPFGRPTVLRELDALNSFEQLGVRVPRIVFCGAERDPEHQWRALLVSEALDGFVELDTWHAEGARERYPQVVHERMLKDLADNLARMHLGHWQHGCLYGKHVFIKVIGEGEQARVEVALLDLEKCRRRISCQRAAGNDLRQLRRHSSLNDTEWQTLLYFYQMAFGSAVKGLGQ from the coding sequence ATGGCTGTAGCCCAAAATGGGGAGTCGCGGTTCGATTATTACTGGCGCCAGCAGGGTGAATGGGTCGAGGAACCCAACCAGCGGCGCGGTGGTGAAAGTGGTGTGCAACGGCTGAGCGATGGCAACGGCAAGGTGCTGTATGCCAAGCGTCAGGTTGGCCATATCTATCGTAGCCTGTTGCACCCATTCGGCAGGCCGACCGTCCTGCGCGAACTCGATGCGCTGAACAGCTTCGAGCAACTGGGTGTTCGCGTGCCGCGCATCGTGTTTTGTGGTGCCGAGCGTGACCCCGAGCATCAATGGCGCGCGCTGCTGGTCAGCGAGGCGCTGGACGGCTTTGTCGAACTCGACACGTGGCACGCCGAAGGCGCGCGCGAGCGCTATCCTCAGGTAGTGCATGAACGCATGCTCAAGGACCTGGCGGACAACCTGGCGCGCATGCACCTGGGCCACTGGCAGCATGGCTGCTTGTACGGCAAGCACGTCTTCATCAAGGTCATCGGCGAGGGTGAGCAGGCCCGCGTCGAAGTAGCACTCCTGGACCTGGAAAAGTGCCGACGACGCATCAGCTGTCAGCGGGCTGCGGGTAACGACCTGCGCCAGCTGCGCCGCCACTCGTCGCTAAATGACACGGAATG